In one Nostoc sp. KVJ3 genomic region, the following are encoded:
- a CDS encoding S-methyl-5'-thioadenosine phosphorylase, protein MAQASIGIIGGSGLYKMDALKDVEEVHIQTPFGSPSDALILGTLDDTRVAFLARHGRNHTLLPSELPFRANIYAMKQLGVEYLISASAVGSLKEEAKPLDMVVPDQFIDRTKNRISTFFGEGIVAHIAFGDPICKNLAVVLADAIASLNLPEVTLHRGGTYVCMEGPAFSTKAESNLYRSWGATIIGMTNLPEAKLAREAEIAYATLALVTDYDCWHPDHDSVTVELVIGNLLRNAANAQKVIQETVRRLSENPPPSDAHSALQYAILTQLDKVPAEAKEKLALLLQKYL, encoded by the coding sequence ATGGCTCAAGCTAGTATTGGGATTATTGGTGGCAGTGGTCTGTATAAAATGGACGCGCTCAAAGATGTCGAAGAGGTGCATATTCAAACCCCCTTTGGTTCACCATCAGATGCTTTGATTTTGGGGACATTGGATGATACACGGGTAGCTTTTTTGGCGCGTCATGGACGCAATCACACGCTGTTACCGTCTGAATTACCTTTTCGCGCTAATATCTATGCGATGAAGCAATTGGGTGTAGAGTATTTAATTTCAGCTAGTGCTGTGGGTTCCTTGAAGGAAGAGGCGAAACCACTGGATATGGTGGTTCCAGATCAGTTTATTGATAGAACAAAAAATCGGATTTCAACGTTTTTCGGTGAGGGAATTGTGGCTCACATTGCCTTTGGCGATCCGATTTGTAAGAATTTGGCTGTTGTGTTGGCAGATGCGATCGCATCTCTCAATTTACCAGAAGTTACTCTCCATCGCGGCGGTACTTATGTGTGCATGGAAGGGCCAGCTTTTTCCACAAAGGCAGAATCTAATCTTTACCGCAGTTGGGGTGCAACTATTATTGGGATGACGAATTTACCAGAGGCGAAGCTGGCTAGGGAAGCGGAAATTGCTTATGCAACTTTAGCGCTGGTGACAGATTATGATTGTTGGCATCCAGACCATGACAGTGTGACGGTGGAATTAGTGATTGGCAATTTGCTGCGGAATGCTGCCAATGCTCAAAAGGTGATTCAAGAAACTGTGCGGCGCTTGAGTGAAAATCCGCCGCCAAGTGATGCACATTCAGCGTTGCAGTATGCGATTTTGACTCAGTTGGATAAAGTACCAGCCGAGGCGAAGGAAAAGTTGGCGTTATTGTTGCAGAAGTATTTGTAG
- a CDS encoding metallophosphoesterase family protein, which yields MALNFRFAVVSDLHVALPHTIWDHPSRFHLVEVSISAFQSVLEHLTQLDLDFLLLPGDLTQHGEPENHAWLQQCLAQLPFPVYVVPGNHDVPVLLADRQSIAFADFPYYYTKFGYEDPQQIYYVRQLLPGVKLIGLNSNFFNDQGEQIGCLDAKQLQWLEEVLAASVDELVLVMVHHNVVEHLPNQSNHPLANRYMLANSAELLQLLKRYGVKLVFTGHLHVQDIAYSDGVYDITTGSLVSYPHPYRVLEFHRDHEGKESLQILSHRVESVPDFPDLQESSRQWMGDRSFPFLIKLLTHSPLNLPLSQAKKLAPSLRDFWATIADGDAVLDYPQFPLEVQRYIQTYNASAQSNPGMSTAGTLTLIDNNSTLLLH from the coding sequence ATGGCTCTCAATTTTCGCTTTGCGGTAGTCAGCGACTTACACGTAGCACTTCCACACACAATCTGGGATCATCCTAGCCGTTTTCATCTGGTAGAAGTCAGTATCTCGGCATTTCAAAGTGTACTCGAACATTTAACACAACTCGATTTAGATTTCTTATTGTTACCAGGAGATTTAACCCAGCATGGCGAACCAGAGAACCACGCCTGGTTACAACAATGTTTAGCCCAGCTACCTTTTCCCGTCTATGTTGTTCCTGGCAATCATGACGTTCCTGTGCTGTTGGCCGATCGGCAATCAATTGCTTTTGCTGATTTTCCCTACTATTACACGAAGTTTGGCTATGAAGATCCGCAGCAGATTTACTACGTTCGTCAGTTACTCCCTGGAGTTAAGCTGATTGGACTGAATTCTAACTTCTTTAATGACCAGGGTGAGCAAATTGGGTGTTTGGATGCCAAACAGCTACAGTGGCTAGAAGAGGTGCTGGCGGCATCTGTTGATGAATTAGTTTTGGTGATGGTACATCATAATGTGGTGGAACATTTACCCAATCAATCAAACCATCCACTGGCAAATCGCTATATGTTGGCGAATTCAGCAGAACTATTGCAGTTGCTGAAGCGCTACGGAGTCAAGCTAGTATTTACTGGGCATTTGCACGTTCAGGATATTGCTTACTCAGATGGAGTATATGATATTACCACTGGTTCTTTAGTGAGCTATCCTCACCCTTATCGGGTGCTAGAGTTTCATCGGGATCACGAAGGTAAAGAATCGTTGCAAATTCTATCTCATCGGGTAGAGTCAGTGCCTGATTTCCCAGACTTGCAAGAGTCATCACGGCAGTGGATGGGCGATCGCTCTTTCCCATTTTTAATCAAGCTACTAACCCACTCTCCATTAAACTTACCATTATCACAGGCCAAAAAATTAGCTCCTAGTTTGCGAGATTTTTGGGCAACTATTGCTGATGGAGATGCGGTATTAGACTATCCCCAGTTTCCATTAGAAGTGCAGCGTTACATTCAGACTTATAATGCATCGGCACAGTCCAATCCAGGTATGTCCACTGCTGGAACTCTGACGCTGATTGATAATAACAGCACACTGTTGCTACATTAG
- a CDS encoding nucleoside deaminase: protein MDEFMKAAIQEAKQGRQEGGIPIGSVLVKDGKILGRGHNKRVQDSDPVTHAEIDCLRNAGRVGSYRGTTLYSTLMPCYLCAGAVVQFGIKKVIVGESKTFPGAKEFMVSHNVEVIDLNLDDCEQMMSEFIKTNPELWNEDIGN from the coding sequence ATGGATGAGTTTATGAAAGCTGCTATTCAAGAAGCAAAACAAGGCAGACAAGAAGGTGGAATTCCCATTGGTTCGGTTCTCGTCAAGGATGGCAAAATTCTGGGCAGAGGACACAATAAACGTGTGCAAGACAGCGATCCTGTCACGCACGCGGAAATCGATTGTCTCCGCAATGCTGGGAGAGTTGGCAGCTACAGAGGTACTACACTCTATTCAACTTTAATGCCGTGTTACCTGTGCGCTGGCGCAGTGGTGCAATTTGGGATTAAAAAAGTCATCGTCGGAGAATCGAAAACTTTTCCTGGCGCTAAAGAATTTATGGTATCTCACAATGTGGAAGTAATCGATCTTAATCTTGACGATTGCGAACAAATGATGAGTGAGTTTATTAAAACTAACCCGGAACTTTGGAATGAAGATATTGGGAATTAA
- a CDS encoding nucleoside hydrolase, with translation MTKQLVLMDHDGGVDDYLATILLLTMDCIELLGVVVTPADCYVQPAVSATRKILDLMGFSHISVAESTVRGINPFPPLYRRDSFIVDHLPILNQRETITTPLVAETGQDFMIKVLREASDPVMLMVTGPLTTVAVALDKAPDIEAKIHKIVWMGGALNVGGNVEKSLEPGQDGSAEWNVYWDAVSAARVWQTQIEIIMCPLDLTNNVPVTSELVQKMGRQRYYPISDLAGQCYALVIPQDYYFWDVLATAYLGHPEFYQLREWETEIITTGVSQGRTKVVPGGRKIHAMDKVDKEAFYAYILQQWAR, from the coding sequence ATGACAAAACAACTTGTATTAATGGATCACGATGGCGGTGTAGATGATTATCTAGCAACCATACTGCTGTTGACGATGGATTGTATCGAACTCCTTGGTGTTGTCGTCACTCCAGCAGATTGCTACGTCCAACCAGCTGTTAGCGCCACACGTAAAATTCTCGATTTGATGGGATTTTCTCATATCTCGGTAGCAGAAAGCACTGTACGCGGGATTAATCCATTTCCTCCTCTCTATCGCCGCGATTCCTTTATCGTTGACCATCTCCCCATTCTCAATCAAAGGGAAACCATTACTACACCTCTGGTTGCCGAAACAGGTCAAGATTTCATGATTAAGGTATTGCGCGAGGCATCAGACCCCGTAATGTTGATGGTAACAGGGCCGTTGACCACCGTTGCAGTAGCTTTAGACAAAGCACCAGATATTGAAGCCAAGATTCACAAAATTGTTTGGATGGGAGGTGCATTAAATGTCGGTGGCAATGTAGAAAAAAGTCTAGAACCAGGACAAGATGGTTCCGCCGAATGGAATGTTTATTGGGACGCGGTTTCAGCAGCGCGGGTATGGCAAACCCAAATTGAAATTATTATGTGTCCTTTAGATTTAACTAATAATGTCCCAGTTACATCAGAATTAGTGCAAAAAATGGGGCGACAACGCTACTATCCCATCTCTGATTTAGCAGGACAATGTTATGCGCTAGTTATTCCCCAAGATTATTATTTTTGGGATGTGTTGGCCACAGCTTATCTGGGACACCCAGAATTTTATCAATTGCGCGAATGGGAAACAGAAATTATCACCACTGGAGTCAGTCAAGGACGGACTAAAGTAGTTCCTGGCGGGCGGAAAATTCATGCGATGGATAAAGTAGATAAAGAGGCTTTTTACGCTTATATCTTGCAGCAATGGGCAAGGTAA
- a CDS encoding DUF3375 family protein has translation MKYEQIKYELKNSPTLKLLRSDNAPLILSFFYNQFKVTQRISITQEELETKLGKYLEFLEEIDQDFKDRSPKEYLNKWCDDQLLRKTFNSSDDPVFTLTPAAEKAIAWLEDFKRREEDVKTFETFKEFAVTVTESIAENLLYLTPEEQALYSYLSIHNQRLEQERISQNYAYQYIHSSCVRMLD, from the coding sequence ATGAAATATGAACAAATTAAGTATGAATTAAAAAACTCTCCCACCCTGAAGCTTTTACGAAGCGATAACGCCCCTCTAATTCTGAGTTTTTTTTACAACCAGTTTAAAGTAACTCAGCGCATTTCTATCACTCAAGAAGAGTTAGAAACTAAACTGGGTAAATATCTGGAGTTTCTGGAAGAAATTGATCAAGATTTTAAAGATCGATCGCCTAAAGAGTATCTCAACAAATGGTGTGATGACCAGCTTTTGAGAAAAACGTTTAACAGCAGTGACGATCCAGTATTTACACTAACTCCGGCTGCTGAGAAAGCGATTGCATGGTTAGAAGACTTTAAGCGGCGAGAAGAGGATGTAAAAACGTTTGAAACTTTTAAAGAATTTGCTGTTACTGTTACAGAATCAATTGCCGAAAATTTACTTTATCTGACTCCTGAAGAACAAGCTTTATATTCCTATCTCTCTATTCACAATCAACGCTTAGAGCAAGAACGCATTAGTCAAAATTATGCCTATCAATACATACATAGTTCGTGCGTAAGGATGCTTGACTGA
- a CDS encoding NUDIX hydrolase — translation MSDLKKWKTLKSKMVLDNPWCQVRQDEIELPNGKIIDDYFVSIKPDVAMVLPVTSNREIIFVRQYRHAVGEFFLELPAGNFDPTKESAELAAIRELREETGYTPQEFRKIGTLYDKPSKDTNQIHLFLAENVIKAGEQQLDITEEIEVVFIPVESVLEKIIHGQISVAGTIAALLLGLKSIS, via the coding sequence ATGAGCGACTTAAAAAAGTGGAAGACTTTAAAATCAAAAATGGTTTTAGATAACCCTTGGTGTCAGGTGAGACAAGATGAAATAGAATTGCCCAATGGTAAAATCATAGATGATTATTTTGTCAGTATTAAGCCTGACGTTGCGATGGTCTTACCCGTTACGAGTAATAGAGAAATTATTTTTGTTCGGCAATACAGACACGCTGTAGGTGAGTTTTTTTTAGAACTACCAGCAGGGAATTTCGATCCCACAAAAGAGAGTGCAGAATTAGCAGCTATTAGAGAACTGAGAGAAGAGACTGGTTATACACCCCAAGAATTTAGAAAAATTGGAACTCTATACGATAAGCCGAGTAAAGATACTAATCAAATACATTTATTTTTAGCAGAAAATGTTATAAAAGCTGGGGAACAACAACTAGATATTACAGAAGAGATTGAAGTTGTATTTATTCCTGTAGAATCAGTTTTAGAGAAAATTATTCATGGGCAAATTTCTGTGGCTGGAACTATAGCAGCTCTCTTATTAGGTTTAAAATCTATCAGTTAA
- a CDS encoding dipeptide epimerase, with protein MQINVNLFTVNKRFPLTISRGTTAQTTNVWVRISSDGIEGWGEASPFGVGNHRQSTEAIKDALQQVSPLLEAFNPLQRQQIEQVLTQNQVPSAARAALDIAMHDWLGKLVGLPLWQIWGLDRNQIVPTSVTIGINSPEGAIARARDWLQFTDVRLFKVKLGSPDGIDADRKMLLAVREEAPETKLFVDANGGWSLEDAIAMCNWLSDLGIKYVEQPLPRGEEKSLAKLKQHSPLPIFVDESCFTSSDIPDLANYVDGINIKLMKSGGLTEAMRMVHTARAYRLQVMFGCYSDSSLANTAALQLAPLADYLDLDSHLNLIDDPFTGALLKEGRVLLNDLPGLGVKHSASTT; from the coding sequence ATGCAAATAAATGTAAACTTATTTACAGTAAACAAGAGATTTCCGTTGACCATTAGTAGAGGGACAACGGCACAGACAACGAATGTATGGGTGAGGATTTCATCTGATGGTATCGAAGGTTGGGGAGAAGCATCACCATTCGGTGTGGGGAATCATCGACAATCAACGGAAGCAATCAAAGATGCCCTACAGCAAGTTTCACCCCTGCTAGAAGCATTTAACCCCTTGCAGCGACAGCAAATTGAGCAAGTTTTAACCCAAAACCAGGTTCCTTCTGCTGCTAGAGCCGCTTTGGATATAGCAATGCACGACTGGTTGGGTAAGCTTGTAGGATTACCTTTGTGGCAAATTTGGGGACTCGATCGCAATCAAATAGTCCCAACTTCAGTCACAATTGGGATTAATTCACCTGAAGGTGCGATCGCTAGAGCGCGAGACTGGTTACAATTTACTGACGTCCGCCTTTTCAAGGTAAAGCTAGGTAGTCCAGATGGCATAGATGCAGATAGAAAAATGCTATTGGCAGTACGAGAAGAAGCACCTGAAACAAAATTATTTGTTGATGCTAACGGGGGTTGGAGCTTAGAAGATGCGATCGCAATGTGTAATTGGCTGAGTGATTTAGGTATAAAGTATGTAGAACAGCCATTGCCGCGGGGAGAAGAAAAAAGTTTAGCAAAACTCAAACAACACTCTCCCCTACCCATCTTTGTAGATGAGAGTTGCTTCACAAGCTCTGATATTCCCGATTTGGCAAATTACGTAGATGGTATTAATATCAAACTGATGAAATCAGGGGGACTAACAGAAGCGATGCGAATGGTACATACAGCACGAGCATATCGGTTGCAAGTAATGTTCGGTTGCTATTCTGACAGTTCGCTAGCTAATACAGCAGCATTACAGCTAGCGCCACTAGCTGATTATCTAGATTTAGACAGTCACCTTAACTTAATCGACGATCCTTTTACGGGTGCATTGCTAAAAGAAGGTAGAGTTTTGCTAAACGATTTACCAGGTTTGGGGGTAAAACACAGTGCGTCTACCACTTAA
- a CDS encoding DUF1611 domain-containing protein, which yields MRLPLNQRVAILLHEGTTGTHGKTGLAILRYSEAPIVAVIDRECAGKSLTDLTGIKRDVPIVASVAAALQYKPEVLVIGIAPSGGAIPDDYWLEIKDALEAGMSLVNGLHTPMANIPDLNALLKPGQLIWDVRKEPSNISVASGIARTLPCRRVLTVGTDMAIGKMSTSLQLHWASKLRGWRSKFLATGQTGVMLEGDGVPLDAVRVDFAAGAVEQIVMRYGKNYDILHIEGQGSLLHPGSTATLPLIRGSQPTQLVLVHRAGQVHVRNHPHVIIPPLSEVIRLYETVASAGGAFASVPVVGIALNTAHLDESAAEESIAQITAETGLPCTDVVRFDANVLLDAVMKN from the coding sequence GTGCGTCTACCACTTAATCAACGAGTAGCAATATTACTTCATGAGGGAACTACTGGGACTCACGGCAAAACAGGACTGGCAATTTTACGTTACAGCGAAGCACCAATTGTAGCCGTCATCGATCGCGAGTGTGCTGGTAAATCTCTAACAGACTTAACAGGTATCAAGCGTGATGTCCCGATTGTGGCATCAGTAGCCGCAGCCCTACAGTACAAGCCAGAAGTCTTAGTAATAGGCATTGCTCCAAGTGGTGGTGCTATCCCAGATGATTACTGGCTGGAAATTAAAGACGCTCTAGAAGCTGGGATGTCGTTGGTAAATGGTTTACATACACCAATGGCAAATATACCAGACTTAAATGCACTGCTCAAACCAGGGCAACTAATTTGGGATGTCCGCAAAGAGCCGTCTAATATCAGTGTTGCTAGTGGAATAGCACGCACACTTCCGTGTCGGCGCGTGTTGACAGTGGGAACCGACATGGCGATCGGTAAAATGTCAACTAGCCTACAATTACATTGGGCATCAAAACTGCGTGGTTGGCGTTCTAAATTTCTCGCCACAGGTCAAACTGGGGTGATGTTGGAGGGGGATGGAGTGCCTTTAGATGCTGTACGGGTAGACTTTGCCGCCGGTGCTGTGGAACAGATAGTGATGCGCTACGGCAAAAATTATGACATCTTGCATATTGAAGGACAAGGCTCGCTGCTACACCCTGGTTCAACAGCAACCTTGCCCTTGATTCGTGGTTCGCAACCAACTCAACTGGTGTTAGTCCATCGGGCGGGACAAGTTCATGTCCGCAATCATCCCCATGTCATAATTCCACCTTTATCAGAGGTAATTCGTCTTTATGAAACGGTTGCTAGTGCTGGTGGCGCTTTTGCAAGTGTGCCTGTAGTGGGTATAGCGCTTAACACAGCCCATTTAGATGAATCTGCGGCTGAGGAAAGCATCGCTCAAATAACAGCAGAAACTGGGCTACCTTGCACTGATGTAGTCCGCTTTGATGCCAATGTGCTTTTGGATGCAGTGATGAAGAATTAG
- the psb34 gene encoding photosystem II assembly protein Psb34 — protein MYTTVNEDGILNNYAAEPKVYYAEYPAIWEQRKYVLQGLFATLIVTTLVLVGFSVS, from the coding sequence ATGTACACCACTGTAAACGAAGACGGTATCCTCAATAACTACGCAGCTGAACCCAAGGTATACTACGCCGAGTACCCAGCAATTTGGGAACAACGTAAATACGTTTTACAAGGTCTTTTTGCGACTTTAATTGTCACAACTTTAGTTTTGGTTGGTTTTAGCGTTAGCTAA
- a CDS encoding Uma2 family endonuclease encodes MATQLGEAKSSTELIISWEALPAGFVLEDEPVENTGQPLLAGALRESLEISGFIQPQMLIASNFGLCATINDQFIAKAPDWVYVPAVNEVLAERKSYTPNLEGEIPAVVMEFLSDTDGTEYSFKRIYPPGKWFFYEQILQVPIYVIFDPNGGLLEYYQLENRRYELQQPDENGRHWIDSMGLFLGTWQGTKEARTGYWLRWWDKAGNLLPWAVEQIAQERQQKERLIAYLQSQGIDPNNLPDS; translated from the coding sequence ATGGCAACCCAACTCGGTGAAGCTAAATCTTCAACAGAACTGATAATATCTTGGGAAGCGTTGCCCGCAGGTTTTGTGTTAGAGGATGAACCAGTGGAAAATACAGGTCAACCACTATTAGCTGGTGCTTTGCGCGAAAGCCTGGAAATAAGTGGTTTCATCCAACCTCAAATGTTAATCGCCTCAAATTTTGGACTTTGTGCGACTATAAACGATCAGTTTATAGCTAAAGCACCTGACTGGGTTTATGTTCCAGCAGTAAATGAAGTTTTAGCAGAACGCAAAAGTTACACACCTAATTTAGAAGGTGAGATTCCGGCAGTGGTGATGGAATTTTTATCTGATACTGACGGTACAGAGTACTCTTTTAAGCGAATCTATCCACCAGGAAAATGGTTTTTTTACGAGCAGATTCTTCAAGTACCAATTTACGTGATTTTTGACCCTAATGGCGGTTTGTTAGAATATTACCAACTCGAAAACAGGCGCTACGAGTTACAACAACCTGACGAAAATGGTCGTCATTGGATTGATTCAATGGGCTTATTCTTAGGAACTTGGCAAGGAACAAAAGAAGCCAGAACTGGTTACTGGTTGCGCTGGTGGGATAAAGCAGGTAATTTGTTACCTTGGGCAGTAGAACAAATTGCACAAGAACGTCAGCAAAAAGAACGGCTAATTGCCTATTTACAATCTCAAGGTATCGACCCAAATAATTTGCCAGATAGCTGA